From one Henningerozyma blattae CBS 6284 chromosome 1, complete genome genomic stretch:
- the AFT2 gene encoding Aft2p (similar to Saccharomyces cerevisiae AFT1 (YGL071W) and AFT2 (YPL202C); ancestral locus Anc_6.211), with the protein MINFTWSDPSIITDNNNLTNNIDSKNQTNTKSRTFSTENTTSSNSNNQLAKDGFLPLSSPDINSNNQSNTPDFSTFDNNSTTNNDDINSDLVNHNDFFMLQDSTTNPNNTEPELLQNLLNNTAITSTANDQNKLIHLDPIPDFKDKSEIKPWLQKIFYPQGIELVIERSDNIKVVFKCKASKRRKKNQYHIHMHSNTNANANIQDTETNSSPNSPSSKLQSSQNISISTPTSNSNASCLLEKPKRKRLVSKYNTCPFRVRATYSLKRKKWNVVVLNNSHSHELKFNPTSEDYKKFKDGLRKQNDWDSVKKFDELEYRFKSNLPLVPSIPCDCGLTNEIECFDIVLPNTVNSNIQRQKLMLSKNHHPHQNSSIPLTTNNNLKKDSSIMKKKKFSLQQNFNNKNDIMSRNGNSIIDLTYAACINNNSTSTSLLVDSSQSSPNNDSSPITNNFNLIHSSHISNSRATNNINTNSRFNNDKNIIENRISTNANFLKEFDIEDNPDFYPTLLNDFDILSNTNNSSNNNNSTTNRSTFNEEFCDLLDPHSNTIMNMSNATNLDVPMNKNIPIFTNTQTTDLNEIDFTSMFNKFSYHSNKNSSSNKTNSQTTKSYSSKSNSSSIKNNSSIYGHQSHIRHVSHNQQTNINNTMNNPLIKNNNDISHFTTRDLLNPKEIFETTNTTKFNDTNDISSNQAISSPSTHGQFSNFNLIRELEKSSVLNSSTTSTPNDTGDNQHVNNTNSNTIVNISDNNNNQNHAAKSNINVNDGFSNSNIFFKNKEDQQLSVPTVSTCTINMVPILFQEPLPSHNIVNDDENFISEMIKKEQQEEYEHIHNNNRNNIGLSTTNMNYLDSSDLSNFPNNFNKNINPRNSLNNQRLNNPGTQTIASNTSLATATLGEMFNLGNSGNSPTTNDTFKDIFN; encoded by the coding sequence atgaTTAATTTCACTTGGAGTGATCCATCCATAATtactgataataataatctaacaaataatatcgATAGTAAAAATCAAACCAATACAAAGAGTAGAACTTTCTCAACAGAAAATACTACAAGCagtaatagcaataatCAACTAGCTAAAGATGGATTTTTACCTTTGTCATCACCAGATATAAACTCCAACAATCAAAGCAATACCCCAGATTTTTCTACATTCGATAATAATAGCACTACTAATAATGACGATATAAACTCAGATCTTGTGAACCATAACGATTTTTTCATGTTACAAGACTCAACTACTAACCCTAATAATACAGAGCCTGAATTGCTTCAAAACCTACTCAATAATACTGCTATTACCTCCACAGCCAATGATcagaataaattaattcatttagATCCTATCCCGgattttaaagataaatcaGAAATAAAACCTTGgttacaaaaaattttctatcCACAGGGGATTGAATTGGTTATTGAAAGATcagataatattaaagtaGTATTTAAATGCAAGGCCTCTAAGCGacgtaaaaaaaatcaatatcaCATTCATATGCATTCTAAtacaaatgcaaatgcaaatataCAAGATACGGAGACTAATTCTTCTCCAAATTCACCATCTTCAAAATTACAATCTTCACAAAACatttcaatatcaacaccaacttcaaattcaaatgcaAGTTGCTTATTAGAAAAACCTAAAAGAAAGCGATTggtttcaaaatataatacttGTCCTTTTCGTGTAAGAGCCACTTATTCCTTAAAACGTAAGAAATGGAACgttgttgttttaaataatagtCATTCGcatgaattaaaatttaatccAACTTCTGaagattataaaaaatttaaagatggTTTGAGAAAACAAAATGATTGGGACTCagtgaaaaaatttgatgaaCTAGAATATAGATTTAAATCGAATTTACCATTGGTACCTTCTATTCCGTGTGATTGTGGTTTaacaaatgaaattgaatgTTTTGATATTGTATTACCGAATACagttaattctaatatacAAAGGCAAAAATTAATGTTATCAAAAAACCATCATCCTCATCAAAATTCTTCCATACCATtaacaactaataataatttaaaaaaagattcctcaattatgaaaaagaaaaaattctcGTTGCaacaaaattttaataataaaaatgatataatgtCACGAAACGGTAATAGTATTATAGACTTAACTTATGCTGCttgtataaataataattctactaGCACTTCTTTATTGGTAGATTCCAGCCAATCATCTCCGAATAATGATTCTTCTCCAATaaccaataattttaatttaattcattcttctcatatttcaaattccagggcaactaataatataaatactaattcaagatttaataatgataaaaatattattgaaaatagaatttcaacaaatgctaattttttaaaagaatttgacATTGAGGATAATCCTGATTTCTACCCAACtctattaaatgattttgatATCTTATCgaatacaaataatagttcaaataataataactcaACTACCAATAGATCAACctttaatgaagaattttgtGATTTATTAGATCCACATTCAAATACTATAATGAATATGTCAAATGCAACTAATTTAGATGTTCCAATGAATAAAAACATTCCAATTTTTACTAATACTCAAACAACGGATCTAAACGAAATTGATTTTACAAGTATGTTTAATAAGTTCTCTTATcatagtaataaaaattcaagttCGAATAAAACAAATTCACAAACAACTAAAtcatattcttcaaaatcaaattcaagttctattaaaaataattcttctattTATGGACATCAAAGCCATATTCGCCATGTTAGTCATAATCaacaaacaaatataaataatactatgaataatccattaattaaaaataataatgatattagtCATTTCACAACAagagatttattaaatccaaaggaaatatttgaaaccACAAATACTactaaatttaatgatactaatgatatttcttcaaaCCAAGCTATATCATCACCTTCTACTCATGGCCAATTCtccaatttcaatttaattagagaattggaaaaatctTCGGTGTTAAATAGTAGTACTACTTCAACACCAAATGATACTGGAGATAATCAACATGTTAATAATACCAACTCAAACACTATTGTAAATATCagtgataataataataatcaaaatcatgCTGCAAAATCAAACATTAATGTTAATGATggtttttcaaattctaatattttttttaaaaataaagaagatCAACAATTATCTGTTCCGACTGTGTCAACTTGTACTATTAATATGGTACCAATATTATTCCAAGAACCATTACCATCTCATAACATtgttaatgatgatgaaaatttcatttctgaaatgattaaaaaagaacaacaagAAGAGTATGAACatattcataataataataggaACAATATAGGCCTAAGTACTACCaatatgaattatttggattCAAGTgatttatctaattttccaaataatttcaacaaGAATATTAATCCAAggaattcattaaataatcaaagaCTTAATAATCCTGGAACTCAAACAATTGCATCAAATACTTCTCTAGCTACTGCAACGCTTGGAGAAATGTTTAATCTTGGTAATAGTGGGAATTCCCCTACTACTAATGATACATTTAAAgatatctttaattaa